Proteins encoded in a region of the Methylobacterium radiotolerans JCM 2831 genome:
- a CDS encoding HpcH/HpaI aldolase family protein translates to MDSLTNRFKAALAEGRQQIGLWCSLASPISTEVVAGAGFDWLLLDMEHSANDLRDIYAQLQAMMEGDTHPMVRVPSDDPITIKRILDAGAQSLMIPNIDDAAQAARVVAATRYAPRGIRGFSQAPRAARFGRIKDYHTRCEAELFVAVQVESRRALDNLDAIAAVEGVDGVFIGPGDLSTSLGYVGQQGHPEVVATIEAAVARIVRAGKQAGILTPSEELARRYIAAGTRFTAVGSDMGLLARNAEALAARFRA, encoded by the coding sequence ATGGACAGCCTCACCAACCGCTTCAAGGCGGCCCTCGCCGAGGGGCGCCAGCAGATCGGCCTGTGGTGCAGCCTCGCCAGTCCCATCTCCACCGAGGTGGTCGCCGGGGCCGGGTTCGACTGGCTGCTCCTCGACATGGAGCACTCGGCCAACGACCTCCGGGACATCTACGCCCAGCTCCAGGCGATGATGGAGGGCGACACGCACCCGATGGTGCGGGTGCCGAGCGACGACCCGATCACCATCAAGCGGATCCTCGACGCCGGCGCGCAGTCGCTGATGATCCCCAACATCGACGACGCCGCGCAGGCCGCCCGGGTGGTCGCGGCGACGCGCTACGCGCCCCGCGGCATCCGCGGCTTCTCGCAGGCGCCCCGCGCCGCCCGGTTCGGCCGGATCAAGGACTACCACACCCGCTGCGAGGCCGAGCTCTTCGTGGCGGTGCAGGTCGAGTCCCGCCGCGCCCTCGACAATCTGGACGCGATCGCCGCCGTGGAGGGCGTCGACGGCGTGTTCATCGGGCCCGGCGACCTCTCCACCAGCCTCGGCTACGTCGGCCAGCAGGGCCACCCGGAGGTGGTCGCCACCATCGAGGCGGCGGTCGCCCGGATCGTCCGGGCCGGCAAGCAGGCCGGCATCCTCACGCCGAGCGAGGAGCTGGCCCGCCGCTACATCGCGGCCGGCACCCGCTTCACCGCGGTGGGCTCCGACATGGGGCTCCTCGCCCGCAACGCCGAGGCGCTCGCCGCCCGCTTCCGCGCCTGA
- a CDS encoding 2-hydroxy-3-oxopropionate reductase — MNIGFIGLGIMGAPMAGHLIAAGHSLFLKSRRGVPEALLAAGGTACATAAEVAERADTIILMLPDTPDVEQVLFGADGVAGGLSPGKTVIDMSSIAPLATKDFAARIAERGGAYLDAPVSGGEVGAKNAALSIMVGGEAETFARAEPLFAAMGKTVTHVGPVGSGQVAKVANQIIVALTIEAVAEGLLFASKAGADPAKVRQAITGGLATSRILELHGARMIERTFDPGFRIGLHQKDLNLALDNARTLGLSLPATALAQQLFSACVAQGGAAWDHSALVKALEALANHAVGDAA, encoded by the coding sequence ATGAACATCGGATTCATCGGCCTCGGCATCATGGGCGCGCCCATGGCCGGACACCTGATCGCCGCGGGCCACAGCCTGTTCCTCAAGTCCCGGCGCGGCGTGCCCGAGGCCCTGCTCGCGGCGGGCGGCACCGCCTGCGCCACCGCAGCCGAGGTGGCCGAGCGCGCCGACACGATCATCCTGATGCTGCCCGACACCCCGGACGTGGAGCAGGTCCTGTTCGGCGCGGACGGGGTCGCCGGGGGGCTCAGCCCGGGCAAGACCGTGATCGACATGAGCTCGATCGCGCCGCTGGCCACCAAGGATTTCGCCGCCCGGATCGCCGAGCGGGGTGGCGCCTATCTCGACGCGCCGGTCTCCGGCGGCGAGGTCGGGGCCAAGAACGCCGCGCTCTCGATCATGGTCGGCGGCGAGGCCGAGACCTTCGCGCGCGCCGAGCCCCTGTTCGCCGCCATGGGCAAGACGGTCACGCATGTCGGCCCGGTCGGGTCCGGGCAGGTCGCCAAGGTCGCCAACCAGATCATCGTCGCCCTGACCATCGAGGCGGTGGCCGAGGGGCTGCTCTTCGCCTCGAAAGCCGGCGCCGACCCCGCCAAGGTGCGGCAGGCGATCACCGGCGGGCTGGCCACCTCGCGGATCCTGGAGCTGCACGGCGCGCGGATGATCGAGCGGACCTTCGATCCCGGCTTCCGCATCGGCCTGCACCAGAAGGACCTGAACCTCGCCCTGGACAACGCCCGGACGCTCGGCCTCAGCCTGCCCGCCACGGCGCTGGCGCAGCAGCTGTTCTCGGCCTGCGTGGCGCAGGGCGGCGCGGCCTGGGACCACTCCGCCCTGGTGAAGGCGCTCGAGGCCCTGGCGAACCACGCGGTCGGCGACGCCGCCTGA
- a CDS encoding LysR family transcriptional regulator, with the protein MFDFSQLRCFAAVAEELHFGRAAARLNMTQPPLSRQIQVLERVLDVQLLERTSRTVRLTAAGRSFLPEAQRILRLAETATHVTRQVAAGRAGVLKFGFTAASAYDFLPRLVTAFRRALPDVTLALREMVSKDQIEELLAGRIDAALVRPPVTHPDLIAVRALAEPLVVALPAGNPLALRDGLTPADLGREPLIGYAPNEARYFHDLVLGLLAEAEIRPPMVQQLTQIHSILALVRASLGIALVPAAAERLRFEGVVFRPLALPAPRPVELLLAWRRDADDPLIAQLVSIVAEMPPA; encoded by the coding sequence ATGTTCGACTTCAGCCAGCTCCGGTGCTTCGCCGCCGTGGCGGAGGAGCTGCATTTCGGGCGTGCGGCCGCCCGGCTGAACATGACGCAGCCGCCGCTGTCGCGGCAGATCCAGGTTCTGGAGCGCGTCCTCGACGTGCAGCTCCTGGAGCGCACCAGCCGCACCGTCCGGCTGACCGCCGCCGGCCGCAGCTTCCTGCCCGAGGCCCAGCGCATCCTGCGGCTCGCCGAGACCGCGACCCACGTCACCCGGCAGGTGGCGGCGGGGCGGGCGGGCGTCCTCAAGTTCGGCTTCACGGCCGCCTCGGCCTACGACTTCCTGCCGCGCCTCGTCACCGCGTTCCGGCGGGCGCTGCCGGACGTGACCCTCGCGCTGCGCGAGATGGTCAGCAAGGACCAGATCGAGGAGCTGCTCGCCGGCCGGATCGACGCCGCGCTGGTGCGCCCGCCGGTGACGCACCCGGACCTGATCGCCGTCCGGGCGCTGGCCGAGCCCCTGGTGGTGGCCCTGCCGGCCGGGAACCCCCTGGCCCTGCGCGACGGGCTCACCCCCGCCGATCTCGGGCGCGAGCCGCTCATCGGCTATGCGCCCAACGAGGCGCGCTACTTCCACGACCTCGTCCTGGGCCTGCTCGCCGAGGCCGAGATCCGGCCCCCTATGGTCCAGCAGCTGACGCAGATCCACTCGATCCTGGCCCTAGTCCGGGCGTCGCTCGGCATCGCCCTGGTGCCGGCCGCCGCCGAGCGCCTGCGCTTCGAGGGCGTGGTGTTCCGGCCCCTCGCCCTGCCGGCGCCGCGCCCGGTGGAGCTCCTCCTCGCGTGGCGGCGCGACGCGGACGACCCGCTCATCGCCCAGCTGGTCTCGATCGTGGCCGAGATGCCGCCCGCGTGA